Part of the Halogeometricum sp. S3BR5-2 genome, CGCGTTCGTACACCTTCTCGCCCGAGTCGAGTTCGAGGTCCTGTAGGTCCCCGCCGCCGGGGTTGGAGGTGCGACAGAGGACGAACACGCCCTTCTCTCCTCTATCGAGAAACGGTTGCAGGGAGTCTCTGCCCATGTACGGGTTCACCGTGATGGCGTCCGCCTCGTCCAGCAGTTGCGCGTACTGGCGCGTGGTGTTGCCGATGTCGGCGCGCTTGGCGTCGAGGAGGACGGGCACGTCCTTCCCGTGGGCGTACGCGATGGTCTCGCGGAGCGACCGCCAGCCGTCGGCGTCCTCGTAGAACGCGGCGTTGGGCTTGTAACAGGCGGCGTGCTCGTGCGTGGCGTCGATGATGCGGCGGTTGAACGCCCACTGCGGCAGGTCCTTTTCCTGCAAGTGCTCCGGGATGCGCGAGCGGTCGGCGTCGAGGCCCACCGAGACGACGCTGTCGACGCGTTCGATGCGGTCGGCGAGGCGGTCGAAGAACGCGGTAGTCATCGGCTGACCTGCGCGCGCGGCCGCCGAGAAAGTTCCCCTTCGCCCCGATAGATTCAATACCGCGTTCGTGATATGTCACCCGAAACGATTGTGTCGGAGCGAGAGCACGGGAAGTCCCGGCGGGACGACGGAGGGTCGACACCGGAGGCACCGGATTCGCTCGCGGTCCTCGTCGTCGGTTCGAGAAGCGCACGCGCGCGTCCGCCCGGAGGCGGCGGGACGGCCGACGCGCTTCGGACGCTCGGATTCGCGGTGACGGAGACGGCTCTCGATGCGGAGACGGACCCGGACGCGGGAGACGCCGGCCGCCTCGCCAGTGACGAGGCAGAGGGCGGCGCCTTCGACTGCGTCGTCGTGGCGGTTGCGGACGCGACCGCCGGCCCGTCCGAGTCGCCCGATTCGCTCGACGCCGCCGGCGTGCTCGACGCCCTCGACCGCCTCTCGGCCGTCGCCCCCGTCGTCCTCGTCGGCGGCGACGCGGCGGACGCCGCCGCCGCGTTCGAGGCCGGCGCCGCGGAGTTCGTCCCGACGGCGAACGCGGCCGACCTCGCCGTCCTCGACGCTCGCGTACGCAACGCCGCCGCTCGCTCGGAGGCCGCGCGCCTCCGGGAAGAGCGGGAGACGCTCGCCACGGACCTCTCGCGGGAGCGCGGCCTGCTGAACGCCATCTTCGAGACGGTGCCGGCGCACCTGTACGTGAAGGACCGCGAGGCGAGACACGTCCGGGTGAGCGAGGCGTACGTCGGCGACCCCGGCCGCTTCCTCGGCAAGACCGACTACGACGTCGTCCCCGACGAGACGTCGCGGGGGACGTACGAGGACGACCTGCGGATCATGGAGACGGGCCAACCGCTGTTCGACCAGGAGGAGCCCATCGTCCCCGCGGACACGACGTTCTCGATGAAGTCGCTGCTCGAACGGCACGGCGAGGCCGGCGACACCGTCACGGGCGATTGGGTGCTCACCTCGAAGGTACCGTGGCGCGACGCCGACGGCGAGGTGGTCGGACTGGTCGGCTTCTCCATCGACATCTCCGACCGGAAGGCCGACAGACGCCGGCTCGAACGGCAGAACGAGCGGCTCTCGGAGTTCGCGGACGTCGTCAGTCACGACCTGCGCTCGCCGCTGAACGTCGCGCGGGGCTACCTCGGACTCCTCGGAGAGACCGTGGAGGGTGAGACGGCCCGGTCGCACCTCCAACGGGTCGAGGGCGCCCACGAACGGATGGACGAACTCATCGAGGACGTGCTGACCCTGGCCCGACAGGGCGCGGTGGTCGCCGACCCGACTCCGACGCGCGTCGCGGACGTGGCGGCCGCGGCGTGGCGGAGCACGACCACCGACGGGGCGACGCCGGCTATCGAAACGGGTGACGCGACGGTTCTCGCCGACCCGGGGCGCCTGCGCGCCCTGTTCGAGAACCTGTTTCGGAACAGTGTGGAGCACGGCTCCACAGGCAACCGGAGTTCCTCCGGCGACAGCGTGGAACACGGTTCCGCGGGCGACGACCTCACCGTCACCGTCGGACGGACCGACGGGGGATTCTACGTCGAAGACGACGGTCCCGGCGTCCCCGAGTCCGAGCGAGCGGCCGTCTTCGAGGCCGGCCACACCTCCGCCGCGGCCGGCACCGGGTTCGGTCTGGCCATCGTGAAGCGCATCGCCGAGGCCCACGGCTGGTCGGTGGCACTGACCGAGAGCGAATCGGGCGGCGCCCGCTTCGAGTTCGCCGCCGAACATCCGGCGGGAGCGGTCGACGGCGGCGGGTGACGAACCGAAGCGCCGGGTCGACCGCTCAGGACTCCGTGTTCGAGTTCGAGTCCGAGTTCGATCCCGGTTCGAAGACGTACGAGTGGCGCATATCGCTGTCGTAGAGGAGCGTCCCCTCGGGCAGTCCCGAGAGGAACCACAGCAGGTAGAGGTCGCCGGCGGCCCCCGCCGTGTTGAACACGAGGCCGACGAACGCCGCGTACGCGACGAGGGGAGCGGGGACGAACAGGAGGACGAGAAAGAGGGCATCGAGGACGAGCAACGGGGCGACGGCGACGTAGCGGACCTCCTCGGGGCGCTGAAACTGGTGGAACGCGCCGGCGTACGCCGCCCCGAGGAAGGGGGCGAGGCCGTAGCTGACGTCGTAGCCGAAGCGCCGGTAGACGAGGCCGTGGACGTACTCGTGGACGAGAACGGTGGCGACGACGACGCCGGCGGCGACCCCGAAGGCGAGGCCGAGGCGGAGCGTGGCGACGAACCCGTCCGGCGTCTCCTCGAAGACGAACAGGGCGTCGTAGACGGCCGCCCCCTGCGCGAACGTCAGCACCGCGCCGAACGCGAGGAGGCCGGCGACGGTCAGCGCGACGGCGATACCGGCCAGCGCCGGCACCGAGTAGTCGAACGTCGTCGGGTCGCGGTAGCCCGCGGGCGTCGCCGGAACCAGCGCGTCGTCCGGGTCGTACTCGCTCTCGGGCATCGGTCAGGTCGCCCCCGTCCGCGAGTCGTCAGTTCCGCGCACGCGGACGGGAGGGGCCGAACCGACTTCGGTGTTTCCCGGACCCCGCCGGCCCGGTTCGCGCCCCGCACTCCGCTACGTGCCGTCGTGGACGACCTCACCGCCGACGACGGTCGCCGAGACGTCGATATCCCGTATCGAGTCGGCCTCCCACGGCGACTCGGCCAGCACCGTCAGGTCCGCGGCCTTCCCGACTTCGAGCGTCCCCAATCGGTCCTCGTCGAACCCGGCGTACGCCGCGCCGGCGGTGTACGCGCGGAGGGCGTCCGTGACGCTCAGTCGCTGCTCCTCCGCGGGGGCGTTCACCGCCCAGTGGACGCCGAGGAGGGGGTCGAGCGGCATGCAGTCGCTCCCGAACGCGAGGGGGACGCCGGCGTCCGCGAGGGCGGCGTAGCGGTTCGTCTCCGTCCGCCGGTCGCCGAGGCGCGAGGCGTACAGACCGCCCGCCTCGGCCCACTTCAGGAAGTTCGGCTGGACGGAGGCGACCACCCCCGAGTCGGCGAACCGCTCGATAGCTTCGTCGTCGGCCAGTTCGGCGTGTTCGATTCGGTGACGGCTCGCACCCGGGTTCCCGCAGGCCTCGTAGGCGTCGAGCACCGCGTCGACGGCCTCGTCGCCGATGGCGTGCGTCGACATCTGGAGGTCGTGGGCGTCCGCGCGGGAGACGATGTCGTCCAACTCGTCGGGGTCGACCACCCACGTTCCGGTCTCGCCCTCGTCGTCGCTGTACGGTTCGGACAGTTTGGCCGTCCGCCCGCCGAACGACCCGTCTGTGAACGTCTTTATCGCCCCCGTTCGGACCATCTCGCTGCCGTGGTTCGTCCGCAGTCCGGCGTCTATCACGCTATCGAGGTGGTCGGCCCAGTAGTTGATGCGGACGCGGAGGGTCAACTCGCCGGCGGCGTCCATCTCGCGGTACACCCGCGGTTTCCGCGAGTTGCGCGTCATGTCGTGGACGCCGGTGACGCCGCGTCCGTTCGCCGCCGCCTGCGCCGCGCGGAGCAGTTCCTCCGTCTCCGCGACGCCGGGTTCGACGGCTTCGAATATCGCGTCGACCGCCTCCTCGACGACGACGCCGGTGGGTTCGCCCCCCTCCGAGCGCACGTCGTCCGCGGGCATCTCGTCGCGGTGTCGGTCGAGGGCGACCGAGTTCAGGGAGACGACGTGCATGTCCTCGCGGAAGGCGGCGACGGGGCGGTCGGTCGCGACCGAGTCGAGGTCCGCGCGCGTCAAATAGCGCGACTCGGTCCACCCGCTCTCGTCGTAGCCGAAGCCGAGCACCCACTCGCCGCCTTCTCCTCCGCCGGATTCGAGTTCGTCCAGTCGGTCCCGGAGGCGGTCGAGACACTCGTCGGGTCCCGAGGCGCCCGACAGGTCGGCGTGGACGAGCGACTGACCGACCATCTCGAGGTGGGTGTGGGCGTCGACGAATCCCGGCAGCACCACGTCGCCCCCCAGGTCGAGCGTCTCCGTCTCGGTGCCGACGAGGAACTCTACGTCGTACGTCGTTCCGAGACGGGCGATGCGGCCGTCGCGGACGGCCATCGCCTCGTGCGTCTCGTCGGGGTCGCACAGCGTGTGTATCTCCCCGTCGAGGAGGACGAGGTCGGCGGCGTCGGTCATGTGTGGGCAGGTGACGGGGAGGAGCAAAACGGTTCGGGTGCCGGTATCGGTCTGAGGAGTCTTCGGTAACGGAGTCATCGCTACTGCCGACGGTTCCGAGGACACCTCGAAAGCCCCGACTCCAGCGAGTCGCCCCTTTCGGTCCAGCCCAACGATGGCAAGGCAGTCAGCCCACACAGGTGGGAATGAAAGGGGCTGCCACCTCGGCGAACCCGGACGACGTAAGCACCGAGCGAGCGAAGCGAGCGAGGCGCGCAACGAGTCCCGGGAGCCGAGGTGGCAGGGGCTTTCGATGTGTTCACGACTGCATTCGAGGCTACCACTCGAACCGCACCCACGCTCGAAACGACAACTGACACGACGAAGAGTAATCGCACGGAGAGGACCGATAACGGTTAGGAGAGTCGGGGAAAACCCACGGACATGACCGACGACACTCGCGCGACGGCCGAGGAACTCGCCGAACGCGTCCGGGACGGGGAGCTACGACTCCACGAACTCGAAGACCACGCCGACGCGGACGCGGCGGCGGCGGCCCGCCGACTGCTCGTCGAGGGACAGTCCGGCGCCTCCCTCGATAGCGTCGGCGACTACGGCTTCCCCGCCGCGGACGCCGACCCGAACATCGAGAACATGGTCGGCGCGGCGCAGGTGCCGATGGGCGTCGCCGGTCCCGTCGCGATTCGCGGCGGGAGCCTCGACGGCGAGCGCTACCTCCCCCTCGCCACGACGGAGGGCGCGCTGCTGGCGAGTGTGAACCGGGGTTGTTCCGTCCTCAACGACGCCGGCGGGGCGAACGCGCGCGTGCTGAAGTCCGGGATGACCCGCGCGCCCGTCTTCCGCGTCGCCGACGTGGTGGAGGCCGAGGCGCTGGTCGAGTGGGTGCGCGAAAACGAGGAGAAACTCCGCGAGGCCGCCGAGGAGACGACGAGCCACGGCGAACTCTCGGACGTGACGCCGTACGTCGTCGGCAGTTCCGTCTACCTGCGCTTCCGCTACGACACGAAGGACGCGATGGGGATGAACATGGCCACTATCGCCACGCGGGCCGCCTGCGACGTGGTCGAGGAGGCGACGGACGCCTCGCTCGTCGCCCTCTCGGGAAACCTCTGCTCGGACAAGAAGCCCGCCGCCATCAACGCGATAGAGGGCCGTGGACGTTCGGTCACCGCCGACGTGACGATTCCGCGAGAGGTGGTCGAAGAGCGTCTGCACACGACGCCCGAGGCCGTCGCGGAACTGAACACCAGAAAGAACCTCGTCGGGTCGGCGAAGGCGGCCAGCCTGGGGTTCAACGCCCACGTCGCCAACGTCGTCGCCGCGATGTTCCTCGCCACCGGGCAGGACGCCGCGCAGGTGGTCGAGGGCTCGAACGCCATCACGACGGCCGAGGAACGGGATGGGAACCTCTACGTCTCCGTCTCCATCGCCAGCCTCGAAGTCGGCACCGTCGGCGGCGGGACGAAACTACCGACGCAGGCCGAGGGGCTGGAGGTGCTCGGCGTCCGCGGCGGCGGCGACCCGGCCGGGTCGAACGCCGACGCCCTCGCGGAGGCCATCGCCGTCGGGTCGCTGGCGGGCGAACTCTCCCTGCTGTCGGCGCTCGCGTCGCGGCATCTCTCCAGCGCGCACGCCGAACTCGGGCGGTAACGACCCCTTCGAATCAGTCGGCGGTCGTCTCCCGCCGACCGCCGACCCAGGGGAAGACGAGCAAGCCCGTCCCGACGGCGAGGAGGCCGACGCCCGCGGCGAGGAGGAGGAGTTCCGACCCGAGAGCGACGCCGACGGCGAGCGCCATCCAACCGAGACCGGACAGCGAGAGGCCCGCGCCGCGTCGGCGTTGCCCCCGGACGAGGGCCGCCCCGGCGAGCGCGGTGTACCCCGCGAGGTAGGCCAACCCGGCGAGGACGAGGCGCCCGTCGAGGAGGGCGAGGGCGCCGCCGCCGACGAAGCACGCCACGACGAGGGCGCGCACGAGGACGCCGACGGGCGCCGGCAGCGAATCGGACATACGCGCCCGTGGGCCGCGTCCGGACAAAGCGTTTCGTTTTCCGCTCGGACCCGCTCCGTGGCCGCGAGCGAGGCTCCAGTTCCGCCGAATCGCCCACTTTCACCGCGCACCCATGG contains:
- the hmgA gene encoding hydroxymethylglutaryl-CoA reductase (NADPH), which produces MTDDTRATAEELAERVRDGELRLHELEDHADADAAAAARRLLVEGQSGASLDSVGDYGFPAADADPNIENMVGAAQVPMGVAGPVAIRGGSLDGERYLPLATTEGALLASVNRGCSVLNDAGGANARVLKSGMTRAPVFRVADVVEAEALVEWVRENEEKLREAAEETTSHGELSDVTPYVVGSSVYLRFRYDTKDAMGMNMATIATRAACDVVEEATDASLVALSGNLCSDKKPAAINAIEGRGRSVTADVTIPREVVEERLHTTPEAVAELNTRKNLVGSAKAASLGFNAHVANVVAAMFLATGQDAAQVVEGSNAITTAEERDGNLYVSVSIASLEVGTVGGGTKLPTQAEGLEVLGVRGGGDPAGSNADALAEAIAVGSLAGELSLLSALASRHLSSAHAELGR
- a CDS encoding DUF3267 domain-containing protein codes for the protein MPESEYDPDDALVPATPAGYRDPTTFDYSVPALAGIAVALTVAGLLAFGAVLTFAQGAAVYDALFVFEETPDGFVATLRLGLAFGVAAGVVVATVLVHEYVHGLVYRRFGYDVSYGLAPFLGAAYAGAFHQFQRPEEVRYVAVAPLLVLDALFLVLLFVPAPLVAYAAFVGLVFNTAGAAGDLYLLWFLSGLPEGTLLYDSDMRHSYVFEPGSNSDSNSNTES
- the pyrF gene encoding orotidine-5'-phosphate decarboxylase, which produces MTTAFFDRLADRIERVDSVVSVGLDADRSRIPEHLQEKDLPQWAFNRRIIDATHEHAACYKPNAAFYEDADGWRSLRETIAYAHGKDVPVLLDAKRADIGNTTRQYAQLLDEADAITVNPYMGRDSLQPFLDRGEKGVFVLCRTSNPGGGDLQDLELDSGEKVYERVAALADLWNQHGNVGLVVGATATEELESIREQVPDLPFLVPGVGAQGGDAEAAVEFGLANGIGLVNSSRGIIFAGEDRGEKFAGAAGEAARRLKRRLNQYRGAAGADADADE
- a CDS encoding amidohydrolase, with protein sequence MTDAADLVLLDGEIHTLCDPDETHEAMAVRDGRIARLGTTYDVEFLVGTETETLDLGGDVVLPGFVDAHTHLEMVGQSLVHADLSGASGPDECLDRLRDRLDELESGGGEGGEWVLGFGYDESGWTESRYLTRADLDSVATDRPVAAFREDMHVVSLNSVALDRHRDEMPADDVRSEGGEPTGVVVEEAVDAIFEAVEPGVAETEELLRAAQAAANGRGVTGVHDMTRNSRKPRVYREMDAAGELTLRVRINYWADHLDSVIDAGLRTNHGSEMVRTGAIKTFTDGSFGGRTAKLSEPYSDDEGETGTWVVDPDELDDIVSRADAHDLQMSTHAIGDEAVDAVLDAYEACGNPGASRHRIEHAELADDEAIERFADSGVVASVQPNFLKWAEAGGLYASRLGDRRTETNRYAALADAGVPLAFGSDCMPLDPLLGVHWAVNAPAEEQRLSVTDALRAYTAGAAYAGFDEDRLGTLEVGKAADLTVLAESPWEADSIRDIDVSATVVGGEVVHDGT
- a CDS encoding PAS domain-containing sensor histidine kinase, whose amino-acid sequence is MSPETIVSEREHGKSRRDDGGSTPEAPDSLAVLVVGSRSARARPPGGGGTADALRTLGFAVTETALDAETDPDAGDAGRLASDEAEGGAFDCVVVAVADATAGPSESPDSLDAAGVLDALDRLSAVAPVVLVGGDAADAAAAFEAGAAEFVPTANAADLAVLDARVRNAAARSEAARLREERETLATDLSRERGLLNAIFETVPAHLYVKDREARHVRVSEAYVGDPGRFLGKTDYDVVPDETSRGTYEDDLRIMETGQPLFDQEEPIVPADTTFSMKSLLERHGEAGDTVTGDWVLTSKVPWRDADGEVVGLVGFSIDISDRKADRRRLERQNERLSEFADVVSHDLRSPLNVARGYLGLLGETVEGETARSHLQRVEGAHERMDELIEDVLTLARQGAVVADPTPTRVADVAAAAWRSTTTDGATPAIETGDATVLADPGRLRALFENLFRNSVEHGSTGNRSSSGDSVEHGSAGDDLTVTVGRTDGGFYVEDDGPGVPESERAAVFEAGHTSAAAGTGFGLAIVKRIAEAHGWSVALTESESGGARFEFAAEHPAGAVDGGG